In Eretmochelys imbricata isolate rEreImb1 chromosome 14, rEreImb1.hap1, whole genome shotgun sequence, a genomic segment contains:
- the LOC144274109 gene encoding olfactory receptor 6N1-like, translating into MADCRNQTAITEFFLLGFGDLPDLQILLFLMFLVIYMATVVGNTLIVVLVVADQHLHSPMYFFLGNLSCVETCYTSVIVPRMLASLLTGDKTISVSGCIIQLYFFGSLAATECCLLTAMSYDRYLAICKPLHYSTLMNIRFSFQLAAGSWLNGFLGITIFVLFLSQLIFCGPNEIDYFYCDALPLIELSCSDTHQVILVDFILACVFTLPPFLLTLTSYMCIIATILRIPSTTGRQKAFSTCSSHLIVVTIFYGTLIIVYMLPKRDTLRDLNKVLSLCYTVLTPLVNPLIYSLRNREVKEALRKAVSKCGFRKNVQRL; encoded by the coding sequence atggcagactgcagaaaccaaacagccatcactgaattcttcctcctgggattcggggatctccctgacctgcaaattcttctcttcctaatgttcctagtgatctacatggcaaccgtggttgggaacaccctcattgtggtgctcgttgtggctgaccagcatcttcacagccccatgtacttcttcctggggaatttgtcctgcgtagagacctgctacacctcagtCATCGTGCcccggatgctggccagtctcctgactggggacaaaaccatctcagtcagtggctgcatcatacaactgtatttctttggttctctggcagctacagaatgctgtctcctaacagcgatgtcttatgatcgctatttagcgatatgtaaacccctccactattcaactcttatgaatatcaggttttccttccagttggctgctggctcctggttAAATGGTTTTTTGGGTATTACCATCTTTGTcttattcctatcacagttaatattctgtggcccaaatgaaattgactatttctattgtgatgccctcccactgatagagctctcctgcagtgacacccaccaGGTCATATTGGTGGATTTCATACTAGcctgtgtattcaccctgcctccattcctactaaccctgacgtcctacatgtgcatcatcgccaccatcctgagaatcccttccactaccgggaggcaaaaggccttttccacctgctcctctcacctcattgtggtgacaattttctatggaaccctaattattgtctacatgctaccgaaacgtgatacactgagagacctaaacaaagtgctctctctttgctacacggtcctgactcccctggtaaaccccctcatctacagcctgagaaacagagaggtcaaggaagctttgaggaaagcagtcagtaaatgtggctttcgcaaaaacgtgcagagactctga